In Sulfuricurvum sp. IAE1, one DNA window encodes the following:
- a CDS encoding lipid A biosynthesis lauroyl acyltransferase gives MTRFRLFLLLERLLMTLPRSWRKAFFLFLAWLAHRLAPSRNRVIAQNLAFAFGGTLPEAETERIERYCYRNLLLNFLQVMENRRNRIEDFHKAVCFENREAVDALLAQGRPIVFISAHFGNWELGATALSKLIVPTTSIYKSFDRPEFNPYLLEARTRHGMEMIEKEGALKHLARTLKNGGCVSLMIDQASNARHGVAVDFFGHATYHSSTPASLSSKYKAPIVPLYILTEDDEHYTIRFEDPIEVAGDDPETIVRATQMLVTTLERIIRAHPKFWFWCHKRWKGEFPEIYRK, from the coding sequence ATGACCCGTTTTCGCCTTTTTTTACTGCTGGAGCGTTTGCTGATGACACTCCCCAGATCATGGCGCAAGGCTTTTTTCCTTTTCCTCGCATGGCTGGCCCATCGGCTGGCCCCTTCCCGCAACCGGGTCATTGCCCAAAACCTCGCCTTTGCCTTCGGCGGAACGCTCCCTGAAGCGGAAACAGAGCGAATCGAGCGCTATTGCTATCGGAACCTTCTGCTGAATTTTCTGCAGGTGATGGAAAACCGCCGCAACCGGATCGAAGATTTCCACAAAGCGGTCTGTTTCGAAAACCGCGAAGCGGTGGATGCCCTACTCGCGCAGGGACGTCCGATCGTTTTCATTTCCGCCCATTTCGGCAACTGGGAACTGGGAGCGACCGCCCTTTCCAAACTCATCGTACCCACCACGTCCATTTACAAAAGTTTTGACCGTCCCGAGTTCAATCCCTACCTGCTCGAAGCGCGCACCCGCCACGGGATGGAGATGATCGAAAAAGAAGGGGCCCTCAAACACCTCGCGCGAACGCTCAAAAACGGCGGGTGCGTATCGCTGATGATCGATCAGGCCAGCAACGCGCGCCACGGCGTCGCCGTCGATTTTTTCGGCCACGCCACCTACCACTCCTCGACACCGGCGAGCCTTTCATCCAAATACAAGGCACCTATCGTCCCGCTTTATATCCTGACCGAAGACGACGAACACTACACCATCCGGTTTGAAGATCCGATCGAAGTCGCAGGCGACGATCCCGAAACCATTGTACGCGCGACGCAGATGCTGGTGACGACGCTCGAGCGGATCATCCGAGCGCATCCAAAATTCTGGTTCTGGTGTCACAAACGGTGGAAAGGGGAGTTTCCGGAGATCTACCGGAAATAA
- a CDS encoding pyridoxamine 5'-phosphate oxidase family protein codes for MERAKIDAFIAQHHLLSLATSGERLWCFSAFYAYDPVSVSFIVASDETTEHISNVLRNPSVGGTVALETKTVGKIRGIQFVGRMLRASDEEARRLYFGRFPYARAMHPTLWRIELYELKMTDNTLGFGKKISWKRSPSG; via the coding sequence ATGGAACGCGCTAAAATCGACGCCTTTATCGCCCAACACCATCTGCTTTCCCTGGCGACGTCGGGAGAGAGGCTGTGGTGCTTTTCGGCGTTTTACGCCTACGATCCGGTGAGTGTTTCGTTCATTGTGGCATCGGACGAAACGACCGAACATATCAGTAATGTTCTGCGTAACCCTTCGGTGGGCGGAACGGTGGCGCTGGAGACCAAAACGGTCGGGAAAATACGGGGAATCCAGTTTGTCGGGCGAATGCTCCGCGCGTCGGACGAGGAGGCCCGCCGTCTTTATTTCGGGCGGTTTCCGTACGCCCGGGCGATGCACCCTACATTGTGGCGTATCGAGCTCTATGAGCTCAAAATGACCGATAACACCCTAGGCTTCGGGAAAAAAATCAGTTGGAAACGTTCCCCTTCGGGGTGA
- a CDS encoding uracil-DNA glycosylase, producing the protein MQKINCHRCAYYFVTWEAHQPHGCKAYGFKSKFLPSQVVLSSSGKPCTYFTPKGNVSN; encoded by the coding sequence ATGCAAAAGATCAACTGTCACCGCTGCGCCTATTATTTCGTAACGTGGGAAGCGCACCAGCCGCACGGCTGCAAAGCCTACGGCTTCAAGTCCAAATTTCTCCCTTCGCAGGTGGTCCTCAGCTCCAGCGGCAAACCCTGTACCTATTTCACCCCGAAGGGGAACGTTTCCAACTGA
- a CDS encoding dUTP diphosphatase translates to MNKLLCMLELQQRLNDSTNGKGWEKGVTKDGKRINWRRCVYMECAEMIDSFGWKHWKSIAQPTDYANLQIEIVDVWHFIMSLVLEDGIYREGESFAQMAQWMAETKGYAELCAAQEGQYDSDEALMLKIEILMRHALQPAIDGDLERMSDDFFRLAAMGGLNLDTLYRLYVGKNILNQFRQDHGYKEGHYIKVWNGEEDNSVMKRSWEANPDMTPDELYTALKAAYPA, encoded by the coding sequence ATGAATAAATTACTTTGTATGCTCGAACTCCAACAACGCCTCAACGACTCGACGAACGGCAAAGGGTGGGAAAAAGGGGTGACGAAAGACGGAAAGCGGATCAACTGGCGCCGTTGCGTCTACATGGAATGTGCCGAGATGATCGATTCGTTCGGATGGAAACACTGGAAAAGCATCGCGCAACCGACCGATTATGCGAACCTGCAGATTGAAATCGTCGATGTGTGGCACTTCATCATGAGCCTCGTTCTCGAAGACGGTATTTACCGCGAAGGGGAAAGCTTCGCCCAGATGGCCCAATGGATGGCCGAAACGAAAGGATACGCCGAACTTTGTGCGGCGCAGGAAGGGCAATACGATTCGGACGAAGCCCTGATGCTGAAAATCGAGATTTTGATGCGCCACGCGCTTCAACCCGCGATTGACGGCGATCTGGAGCGAATGAGCGACGATTTTTTCCGTCTGGCGGCCATGGGAGGACTTAACCTCGATACCCTCTACCGCCTCTACGTCGGGAAAAACATCCTCAACCAGTTCCGTCAGGACCACGGCTATAAAGAGGGGCATTACATCAAGGTTTGGAACGGCGAAGAGGACAACAGCGTAATGAAACGCTCTTGGGAAGCCAATCCAGACATGACCCCCGATGAACTTTATACGGCGCTGAAAGCCGCTTATCCGGCCTAA
- the waaC gene encoding lipopolysaccharide heptosyltransferase I: MKSPCPKIAIVRLSALGDIVNTAVVLQIIKARYPGALIDWFVEEAFAPLLEGHPLLNETVAVPIKRIKKNRDFGLLLHTLRDLKRRAPYDRIIDAQGLLKSAFVASLLKGPVHGFDRLSARESAAAWFYDTASSIPYDENVVRRNVRVVTEALGIPFSEAQIQEKTPLFQPGPKPVLSPSDRPAVACVIGASWPSKCYPKELFAKVCSGLEGMTCHLIWGSETERSDAEWIARHAPNALIAPKMSLKELTGFIAQCDLTIGNDTGPTHMAWAMNRASITLFGPTNERMIYPTAMNVAIQSSSNVNILKIDRNDFSIREIDPDLIVQKAKELL; this comes from the coding sequence ATGAAGAGTCCCTGTCCCAAAATTGCGATTGTCCGGCTGAGCGCACTGGGCGATATCGTCAATACCGCCGTCGTATTGCAGATCATCAAAGCGCGTTATCCGGGTGCGCTGATCGACTGGTTTGTCGAAGAGGCATTCGCGCCGCTACTGGAAGGCCATCCGCTTCTGAATGAAACCGTGGCCGTCCCGATCAAACGGATCAAAAAAAACCGGGATTTCGGGTTGCTGCTGCACACCCTCCGCGATCTTAAAAGACGTGCGCCCTACGACCGGATCATCGATGCTCAGGGATTGCTGAAATCGGCTTTTGTCGCTTCGCTGCTCAAAGGCCCGGTCCACGGCTTCGACCGCCTCAGCGCCCGGGAATCGGCGGCGGCATGGTTTTACGACACCGCTTCGTCCATCCCCTACGACGAAAACGTCGTCCGTCGAAACGTCCGGGTTGTCACCGAAGCGCTCGGCATCCCCTTTTCCGAAGCCCAGATCCAAGAAAAAACGCCCCTCTTTCAACCGGGTCCGAAACCAGTTCTTTCCCCCTCCGACCGCCCCGCGGTCGCCTGTGTCATCGGCGCGTCGTGGCCCAGCAAATGTTATCCCAAAGAGCTGTTTGCAAAGGTGTGTTCGGGACTTGAGGGGATGACATGCCACCTCATCTGGGGAAGCGAAACGGAGCGCAGCGATGCCGAATGGATCGCCCGCCATGCCCCCAACGCCCTCATCGCACCGAAAATGTCGCTCAAAGAGCTGACCGGTTTTATCGCGCAGTGCGATCTGACGATCGGCAACGATACCGGACCGACCCACATGGCGTGGGCGATGAACAGAGCCTCAATCACATTGTTCGGGCCGACAAACGAACGGATGATCTATCCCACTGCGATGAACGTCGCGATACAGTCATCCTCAAATGTCAACATTCTCAAAATCGACCGCAACGATTTCTCGATCCGTGAAATCGATCCTGACCTTATCGTACAAAAAGCCAAGGAACTGTTATGA